Part of the Streptomyces sp. f51 genome is shown below.
GGGGGTCTCGCGCGGTCTGCTGTACCACTACTTCCCGACGAAGCGGGACTTCTTCGCCGCCGTGGTCGAGCGGGAGAGCGGGCGGATGCTGCGGATGACCGCGGCGGTGCCCGGTGTCCCGGTGCGCGAGCAACTGGGCGCGGGCCTGGACGTCTTCCTCGGGTACGTGCAGGAGCACGCGCACGGATTCCGCGCCTTCCACCGCGCCGACGCGGCCGGCGACCAGGCCGTGCGCCGGGTCTATCAGCAGGCGCTGGCCGCGCAGGAGCGGCAGATCCTCCAGGCCCTGGCCGCGGACCCCGAGCTCGGCCGGTCCGCCGAGGACCGGCCCGAACTCCGCGTCGCCGTACGCGGCTGGCTCGCCTTCACCACGGCCGTGTGCCTGGAGTGGCTCCGGGGCGCCGACCTGACCCGTGACCAGGTGCGGGACCTGTGCGCGCGGGCACTGCTCGGCGCGATCACCGGCTGACATCCCCTCCGGGCGAGGCGTGGTTGGCGTACGGCTCGATCTCCGATAGGTTAGGCAAGCCTTACCTAAGGAGGAAGTCGATGGGTGACCGTCACACCTGGACCGCCGCGCCCGGCGCCGCGGAGCACGCCCGCTCGGTGCTCGCCGCGGCCTGGTCCTGCGCCGTGAGCGCCGAGGGCGGCCGGGAGGAGTTCGTCGGCTCGCACTCCGTCACCGAGGACGGTCGGGTGCTCCTGGACGTGCCCGAGGACAGCGCGCTGTCGGCCGCCGCCCTCTGCTCGCCGCGCGGAGAGCCGTCCGCCGTCCTGGAGTTCGCCGACGTCGCGCCCGTCCCCGTACGGAACCGGATCCGGGCCCGGCTCTGGCTCGCCGGCCGGTTCGTCCCCGAGGACCGGCGGCTGGCGTTCCGCACCACCCGCGCGGTGCTGCGCCGGCCCGGCGGAACCGTGGTGGTCGACCTGGACGAACTGGCCGAGGCCCGCCCCGATCCGCTCGCCCTCGCCGAGGCCCACCTCCTGACCCATCTCGCCGACGCCCACCCGGACGCCGTCGAGCGGCTCACCCGGCTCGTCGAACCGGACAGCCTGCACGGCGCGGTGCGCGTCCAGCCCCTCGCCGTCGACCGCCACGGACTCACCCTGCGCATCGAACGGGCCCGCGGCAACGGCGACGTACGCCTGCCCTTCCACGCGCCCGCCGACGACGTCTCCCAGCTCACGGAGCGCATGCACGTCCTACTCACCCAGGCGGGCCTCGCCGCCTCCTGCCACCGCCCGCTACAGCGGCAGCGCACAGACCGCGAGGGGTGAGGCGAACGGGTCGCCCGTGCGGCGGAGTTCACCGCTGTCCCGGTCGACCTCGAAGACCGTGACCGTGCTCGACCGCTGGTTCGCCGCGAACAGCAGCCGTTCGTCGGGCGAGAACGCGATGTGGCGGGGGAAGTCGCCGCCGGCCGGGACCGTGTCCAGGAGCCGCAGCCGGGCGCCGTCCGCCTCGATCGCGTACCGCGTCAGGCTGTTGTGGCCCCGGTTGGCGAGAAACGCGAACGAGCCGTTCGACGTCACCAGGATCTCGGCCGGATAGTTCGTACCGCCTCCCGTGCCCGTGGACTGCGGCTCGCCCACGGTGAGGCGCCCGGTCGCCGGGTCGTAGCCGCAGACCGTCACCGAGTCGTCCACCTCGTTGGCCAGGTACGCGTACCGGCCGCCGGGGTGGAACGTGAGGTGACGCGGGCCCGCGCCCGGCCTCGTCCGCGCACGGGAGACCTCGGTGAGCGTCCCCCGGGTCTCGTCCAGGCGGTAGGTGTACACCGTGTCGGTGCCCAGGTCGACGGCGAGCAGATGCCCGCCGTCCGGAGCCGTGACGAACTGGTGGGCGTGCGGGCCCTGTTGGCCCGGACCCGGAGCGGGGGAGGTGTGCGTCACCAGATCGGTGCGCTCGCCGGGCGCGCCGGACGCGTCGAGGGGGTGCACCGCGACGCTCCCCGAGCCGTAGTTCGCGCTCAGCAGCCAGCGGCCGCCCGGATGCACGGACAGATGGCAGGGACCCGACCCCCCGGTGGACCGGCTGCCGAGCACCTCGTTCCCCGGGAGCCGGACGGCGGTCACGGCGCCCGGGGCCTGCTCGTCGACCGCGTACAGCGTCCGGCCGTCCGGGTGCACCGCGAGGAACGACGGATTGGCCACGCCCGTCACCACGCCACCGCCGGTGATCGCGCCGGTCGCCGTGTCGTACGTGGCGACACCGATCCCTCCGCCGGAGCCGTCGCCCGAGGTGTACGTGCCCAGGAACAGCGGACGCGGACCGGAGCGCGGAGCCGGGGACGAAGGCGCCGACGCGGACGCCGTGGGGCCGGCCGGGGGCGCCTTCGGGAGCGGGGCCGCGACGGCGGGTCCGCCGGGCCGGGGCGCGGCCGGTGCCGGGACCGTCGCGATCGCGGCGGCCCCCGCCAGCGCGCCGACGAAGCGGCGTCTGCTCAGGCCGCCGCCCGTGCCGCGCGTCGGCCGTGCACCACTGCTCATGCCTGCACCTCGGAGTGTCGGTTGCCTCGGGTGTGACGGCCACCTTGGCGTGCGGCACCCCGGAAGGGCAAGAACGGCACTGCGCGCTGCGCCTCACGCAACGCCGGGAACCGCCGGCCCGTCACGGGGAGCGACGGGAGGCGGCTCAGCGGTTCCGGTTCCGGCGGGGCCGGCGCAGCCGGTTCCGCAGCCGGGTCAGGCGCGGCCGGCGCTCCCGCTGCTCACGGGTGCAGCGGTCCAGCTCCTCGAACAGCCTGCGGGTGCGGTGCTCGGTGTCGAGCTCGTCGATGATGCGGTTGGTCTCGGCCAGGACGGATCCGTGCAGCTGCCACTGGCTCGGGTCGCGCTGGATCTCCTCCAGGAACAGCTGGGCCAGTTTGTCGCGGGTGGCGGCCGCCGTGGCGAGTTCCGCGCTGAGCCGCTCCTCGGCGGACACGGCGTTGCGGGTGACGTCGGTGGTCACCAGCACCGCGAAGCTGACGATCGCGTCGGCGATCTCGGACAGCAGCTCCTGGAGGACGGCCCCGGCCTGTGGTTCGAACAGGGGGCTGGGTTCCCGCTCCTTGGCCAGGTCGGTGAGGCTGCGCGCGAGGACCCGCAGGACCACCGTGCAGATCTCCAGGGTGTCCAGGCCGGTGCGCAGCACGACGCGGTGCATCAGTCCTTCGCGCACCCGCGGGTTGAGCTTCAGACTGTCCTCGGCCTGCCGCAGGGCCGCGTCCACCCCGGCGATGTCGTTGTCGAGCCGGCGGGCCTCGTGCAGCCGCTCGGCCGCCACGTGGAAGGGGGTGTGCGCTGCGGCCCCCTCGCCGACCCGCAGCATCAGCTGCCGCATCCGGCGCGCCAGGTCCTCGATCTGCTCCCCGGCCATGTCGACCCACACGGGTGGTGCGAGCACGAGGTTGCAGGCGAGGCCCACGACCGCGCCGATCAGTGTCTCCAGGACCCGGGCCCAGGCCGTACTGCCCACCCGGGTGACACCGAGGACCAGCATGGCGCTGATCGCCACCTCGGGCACGAACTCGCTGACCCGGACCAGATGCCCCACCGCCAGCGAGGCGAGGATGATCAGCCCGAGACTCCACCAGGTCAGACCCACCAGACTGCTGAATCCGATGGCGATGACGACACCCACCACCACGGAGTTCACCCGCCGGATCGCGGTGGTGATCGTCGAGTACAGGGTGACCTGGACGACCAGCAGCGCGGTCAGGGGAGCGGTCAGCGGGGCGGGCTCGGGGCTGAGATGGATGGCCACCACGTACGCGATCGTCGCGGCGGCCGTCGAACGAAGTGTCTGGACGACCACCGGCTCCCGGCGTCGCTCCACGATCTTCGCGACGGATGCCGTCCACTCACCTCGTGCCTCGTACATCCTTGGGGCCTTCCCGTTTAACACGGGTACCGAACGTGCTGATCGCGGACCCTGTCTGTCCGCAAGGGGTCCTAGATTGAAGGCATCGACTGGGTCGTACCGCATCGAGAGGCACCGGAATGAGCGCAACGAGCAACGTCCAGGGCATCGAACTGCTGACGCTGTCGCACGACCGGCTGCGCGCCGTGGTCGCCGGGGTGCCGGAGAACTCCTGGAGCGCGCCGACGCCGTGCGGCGAGTGGACGGTGGCCCAGGTGCTCAACCACGCCCGGCTCGACCAGCAGGCGTACGGCGCGGCGGTGACCGGCACCGGGTGGCCCGAGTCGGACGCCTTCCACCCGGACGGGACCCTGGAGGCCGGCGTGACGGCGGAGCTCGACAAGGTCCTCGCCCAGGTCGCCGACGCCTACGCGGGGCTGCGCGCGGACGCGGAGGAGGTGGCCACACCGCTCGGGCCGCTGCCCTTCGGTGTGGCCGCCGCCGCGGCCGCCATGGACGCGGGCGTGCACGCCTGGGACATCGCCGTGGCGACCGGCCAGGCGTCCCCCCTCGACGACGAGCTGGCCGGCGGCATCCGGCTCGCGGCGGACCGGCTGGCCGACCACCTGCGCGAGGCGTTCGGCGTGTTCGCCCCCGCGCGCGAGGTGCCCCAGGGTGCCGGCCGGGCCGAGGCGCTGCTCGCCTTCCTGGGCCGCGACCCGCACTGGACGCCCGCCGGATCCTGACGAGCGCCCGGCGCGGGAGTCGCGGCCGAGGAGCGCCTGGCAGGGGAGCCTCGGCCGTGGAGCGCCTGGCACGGGAGCCGCGGCCGACGGGCCCCGGCACACGGGAGCCACGCCCGGCGTCCCGCGCGCAGAGCCGCGGCCGGCATGCCCCGGTCATGGTGCGGCGGTCGTGGTTCAGTCGCGCAGCTTCGCCAGGAAGGAGGACAGTCGGTCGACCGTCCGGGTGATCTGCTCCTGTGTCGTCAGGGTCTCCTCGAAGCGGCTTCCCGCCCGGAGGGGCTTCCTGCCCCGGACGTAGAGGGAGCAGTCGAGGTCGGCGCAGATGTGGAGGCCGACCGAGTTGCCCTCGCGGCCCGCCGCGCCCGCCTTGCGGGCCGTCATCAGCGAGACCCCGTCCCCCGGGTGCGTGGTCAGGCACAGCGAGCACATGCTGCGGTGCTGAGACCCGCGCCGGGAGGACGGGAGGCGCAGGGTGACCCCCATGAGCCCGCCGTCCTGTTCGGACACCAGATAGCTCCGGTCGGGAGACCCCGGATCCCGCCAGCCCAGGAAGTCCAGGTCGTCCCAGGGCCGCTCGTCGAGATCACGCGGTGTCGCGAGCCGCTTCGCCTCGCCCCTGGAGCAGTTGACGAACGAGGTGCGGATGTCCTGCTCGGTGAGCGGTCTCATGGAGCCTCCCGGTGCCGGTGACCAAACCTAGGGGTCCTAGGTTTTGAACGAAGGTACCTAGTCGCGGGATCGGGAGCCAGCGGATTTCCGGGGATCCGTGGACGCCGTCACACGGGGGCTGCGGACGCGCGGGGTCACCTGGCACAGTGACCTCATGGGCGAGGGGGACGCGGGAGCCGGAGCGGACGAGTGGGAGCGGGCCGGGCGGGCCCTTCGGGAGGCCGGACTGCCGTCCGGGAGCCTGGTCGGCCGCCGTGTCCTGTCCGGGGGCACGTACAACGCCGTCGAGGAACTGACGCTGGCCGACGGCAGCCGCTACGTGCTGAAGGTTCCGCCCCCGCGCACCGTTCCCGCCCTCGCCTACGAGCGGCAACTCCTGCTCTCCGAGGCGGAGTTCTACCGCCAGGCCGGCGCCGTCGGCGTACCGGCGCCCTCGCCGGTGGGCGACCACCGCGACGGCCACCTGCTGATGACGCACTGCCCGGGCGAGCCCTGGGCGGACCTGCCCGAGGGCGAACGCGGCCCGCTCCGCAGGGAGTTGGGTCACCTCGTGGCCCGGCTGCACAGGGTGACGGGACCGGGCTTCGGCTACCCCTCCGGCGCACTCGGTCCGCTCGCGCCCGACTGGCGCACCGCCTTCACCGGGATGTACGAGGCGCTCCTGGACGACGCCCGCGGCTACGGCGCCTGGCTGCCCCGTCCCGTGGAGGAGGTGGCCCGGATCGCGCGGGGCGCCTTCGCGGCCCTGGAGGAGGTCACCGTCCCCCGGCTCGTCCACTTCGACCTGTGGAGGGGGAACATCCTGGTCGAGCGCACGGAGGCGGGACCGCGCATCGGCGGTCTGATCGACGGCGAGCGCATGTTCTGGGGGGACCCGCTCGCCGACTTCGTCTCCCTGGCCCTGCTCGGGGACATCCGCCGGGACGCCGACTTCCTGACGGGCTACCAAGAAGGCGGCGGAACGGTCGAGTTCGGTGGCGCACCCGGGCAACGCCTCGCCCTGTACCGCAGTTACCTCTACCTGATCATGCTGATCGAGACCGTCCCCCGCGCCTCCGGCGACGAACGGGCCGCCTGGGTGCGCGAGGTGGTGGCCCCGAAGCTGACGGCCGCCCTCGACGAGATCGGCCGGGGCGCGAACGCCCCGGCCGACACAGGTTCCTAGGGTTCCGGCGAGGTTCTAGGCCGCCCTGCTCGCGCGCCCGAGGTGCTCGCGGACGATCTCCGCGTAGCGGTGACCGCTGCCCTTGATCGTCCGGACCTGCGTCTTGTAGTCGACGTGCACGAGACCGAACCGCTTGTCGTAGCCGTACGCCCACTCGAAGTTGTCGAGCAGCGACCAGGCGAAGTAGCCGGCCAGCGGAACACCCTTGCGGACCGCCGAGGCGCAGGCCGCCAGGTGCTGTTCGAGATAGGCGACCCGCTCGGGGTCGTGGACGGTGCCGTCGGGGCGTACGACGTCGGGGTAGGCGGAGCCGTTCTCCGTGACGTACAGCTTGCGGGCGCCGTACTCGTTCGTCAGGCGCAGCAGCAGACGCTCGATCCCGGCGGCCTCGACCTCCCAGTCCATGGCCGTGACGGGCACGCCTGGCCGGCTGACCTGCCGGGCGTGGGGGGCCGGGCCGGTCGGGTCGTCGACCACGCTGGACGGGAAGTAGTAGTTCAGACCCAGCCAGTCGAGCGGCTGGGCCATCGTCTCCAGGTCGCCCGCGACCTCGGGGAGCTCGACGCCGTAGACCTCGACCATGTCGGCGGGGAAGCCGCGGCCGTGCACCGGGTCGAGCCACCAGCGGTTGGTGTGCCCGTCCTGCCGCCTCGCCGCCGCGATGTCCTCCGGGCGGTCGGTGGCGGCCTCGATGCTGCCCAGGTTGTTGACGATGCCGACCTGCGCGCCCGGCACGGCCGCGCGGATCGCCTGCGTGGCGAGTCCGTGGCCGAGCAGCAGGTGGTAGGAGGCCCGGACCGCGGCCGTGACGTCGGTCAGACCGGGGGCCATCCGGCCCTCCAGGTGGCCGATCCAGGCCGAGCACAGCGGCTCGTTGAGGGTGGTCCAGTGCTGGACGCGGTCGCCGAGCCGCTCCGCGACCGCCGACGCGTAGGCGGCGAGGTGGTGCGCGGTGTCACGGGCCGGCCAGCCGCCCCGGTCCTGGAGCACCTGGGGCAGGTCCCAGTGGTAGAGGGTGACCGAGGGCGTGATGCCCGCCTCCAGCAGACCGTCGATCAGCGCGTCGTAGTAGTCGAGCCCCTTGGCGTTGACCGGGCCGTCGCCGCCGGGCATCACCCGGGGCCAGGCGACGGACAGCCGGTAGGCGTTGGTGCCGAGCCGGCGCATGAGACCGATGTCCTCGCGCCAGCGGTGGTAGTGATCGCAGGCGATGTCCCCGTCGTCGCCGTTGTCGATCTTGCCGGGCGTGTGCGAGAAGGTGTCCCAGATGGACGGGGAGCGGCCGTCCTCGCTGACGGCGCCCTCGATCTGGTAGGCCGACGTGGCCGTGCCCCACAGGAAGTCCTCGGGGAGGGCGGCAAGGTCGATGGTCACTGAAGTCCCTTCGTCATCAATGGGGCCGATGTCCTCGGCGGGGCCGGTCACTTGACGGCTCCCGCCGTGAGACCGGCGACGAGATAGCGCTGGAGCAGCAGGAAGCCGGCCACCACGGGGACGCTGACGACCAGCGAGGCGGCCATGATCTGGTTCCAGTACACGTCGTTGAGCGTGGAGTAGCCCTGGAGGCCGACGGCGAGGGTGCGGGTGGCGTCGTTGGTCATGACCGACGCGAACAGCACTTCGCCCCAGGCGGTCATGAAGGCGTAGACGGCGACCGCGACGATGCCGGGGATGGCCGCCGGGACGACGACACGGAACAGCGCCCCGAGCGGTCCGCAGCCGTCCACGAGAGCAGCCTCGTCGAGATCGCGGGGCACCGAGTCGAAGTACCCGATCAGCATCCAGATCGAGAACGGCAGCGAGAAGGTCAGATACGTGAGGATCAGACCGCCGCGCGAGCCGAACAGCGCGATCCCGGTGGCATTGCCGATGTTGACGTAGATGAGGAACAGCGGCAGCAGGAAGAGGATGCCGGGGAACATCTGCGTGGACAGCACGGTGACCGTGAAGACGCGCTTGCCGCGGAAGTCGTAGCGGCTGACGGCGTAGGCCGAGAAGACGGCGATCACGACCGAGCAGATCGTGGCCGCCCCCGCCACGATCAGCGAGTTCACGAAGTACTTCGCCAGCGGCACGGTCGACCAGATGTCGACGTACGGCCGCAGGGTCAGACCGCTCGGGATCCAGCGGAACTTCCCCGACACGTCCGCGAGCGGCTTCAGCGAGCTGGAGACCATGACGTAGACGGGCACGAGGACGAAGCTCGTGAGCAGGGTGAGGAAGATCCGCCGGGACCACAGGAAGGACCGCGGCGGGGCCATCGGGGAGCGGTGCGTGGTGGAGGCGCTAGACATCGGCCGTCTTCCTTCCCCGGGAGGTCAGCAGCAGGTAGGCGCCGGTCACCACGAGCAGGAAGAGCAGCAGCAGGACGGACATCGCCGAGCCGGTGCCGAAGTTCCAGGTGACGAAGGACGCCTGGTAGATGTGGACCGAGATGAGGTCCGCGGAGTCCGGGGCGGTCCTGCCGAACAGGACGAACGGCGTGTTGAAGTCGTTGAACGTCCACAGGAACAGCACCAGCACCAGCACCTGGTTGACCGGACGCAGCGACGGCAGGGTGATGCGGCGCAGCTGCTGCCACAGTCCGGCACCGTCCAGGGCCGCGGCCTCGTACAGCTCGCCCGGGATGTTCTGGAGGCCCGCCATGACGATCAGGAAGGCGAACGGCCAGCCCTTCCATACGGACACGGTGAGCAGGGCGTAGAAGCTGTTGTCGCCGATCAGCCAGAACGACGGCTTGTCGGTGAGGTGCAGCTGGTCGTGCAGGACGTGGTTCACCAGGCCGTTGTCGTGCTGGAACATGAACACCCAGGTGATCACGGCCGCGTAGACGGGCAGTGCGTACGGCACCAGGAACAGGGCCCGCAGCACACCGCGTCCGACGAAGTTGTCCTGCATGTAGACGGCTGCCGCCGTGCCGATCAGCCAGCACAGGCCGACCGAGAGCAGGGTGAAGGCGATGGTGACGAAGAAGGAGTGCAGCAGCGCCTTGCCGACGGGCTCGTCGAAGTGCACCGAGACCGAGTAGTTGTCGAAGCCGGCCCAGGGCGCCGTGCCCCAGTCACGGATGTAGAACTGCGTGAGCTCCTTGAAGCTCATCACGATGCCGATCACCATCGGCACCAGGTGCACCAGGAGTTCGAGCACCAGCGCGGGCAGAAGCAGCAGGTAGGGGAGGCCGATGCGCTTGATCCGCCCGGTGCGGCGCGGGCCGCGCGCCGCACCGGGGGAGCTCTTGCGCACCGTCCGCTCGCCGGGTTCGGCGGAAGCGGCGGTCGTGGTGGTCATGAGGGTGTCCGCACTCACTTCTTCGGCATCTGCTGCTGGGCCTTCTCGAGCGCCGCCTTCACCGACGCGGTGGTCACCGCGCGGCCGCCGGCCGCGTCGGCGAACAGGCCCTTGATGGCCGTACCCACCGCGGTCTCGAACTGCGACTCGTCGGCGACCTGCGGCAGCGCCGCCGCGCTCTTGGCCAGGGTGTCCTTCAGAACCGCGTTCGAGGGGGAGTTGAACGCGGTGTCCGTCTGGGCGGTCTTGACCGGCGGGATCGAGGTGTAGGCGCCGTTGAGGATCTTCTGCT
Proteins encoded:
- a CDS encoding TetR/AcrR family transcriptional regulator — translated: MTGRQGERARRRLSTAERREQLLSVGARLFSESPYDDVWIEQVAEIAGVSRGLLYHYFPTKRDFFAAVVERESGRMLRMTAAVPGVPVREQLGAGLDVFLGYVQEHAHGFRAFHRADAAGDQAVRRVYQQALAAQERQILQALAADPELGRSAEDRPELRVAVRGWLAFTTAVCLEWLRGADLTRDQVRDLCARALLGAITG
- a CDS encoding DUF2470 domain-containing protein; amino-acid sequence: MGDRHTWTAAPGAAEHARSVLAAAWSCAVSAEGGREEFVGSHSVTEDGRVLLDVPEDSALSAAALCSPRGEPSAVLEFADVAPVPVRNRIRARLWLAGRFVPEDRRLAFRTTRAVLRRPGGTVVVDLDELAEARPDPLALAEAHLLTHLADAHPDAVERLTRLVEPDSLHGAVRVQPLAVDRHGLTLRIERARGNGDVRLPFHAPADDVSQLTERMHVLLTQAGLAASCHRPLQRQRTDREG
- a CDS encoding lactonase family protein encodes the protein MSSGARPTRGTGGGLSRRRFVGALAGAAAIATVPAPAAPRPGGPAVAAPLPKAPPAGPTASASAPSSPAPRSGPRPLFLGTYTSGDGSGGGIGVATYDTATGAITGGGVVTGVANPSFLAVHPDGRTLYAVDEQAPGAVTAVRLPGNEVLGSRSTGGSGPCHLSVHPGGRWLLSANYGSGSVAVHPLDASGAPGERTDLVTHTSPAPGPGQQGPHAHQFVTAPDGGHLLAVDLGTDTVYTYRLDETRGTLTEVSRARTRPGAGPRHLTFHPGGRYAYLANEVDDSVTVCGYDPATGRLTVGEPQSTGTGGGTNYPAEILVTSNGSFAFLANRGHNSLTRYAIEADGARLRLLDTVPAGGDFPRHIAFSPDERLLFAANQRSSTVTVFEVDRDSGELRRTGDPFASPLAVCALPL
- a CDS encoding aromatic acid exporter family protein — encoded protein: MYEARGEWTASVAKIVERRREPVVVQTLRSTAAATIAYVVAIHLSPEPAPLTAPLTALLVVQVTLYSTITTAIRRVNSVVVGVVIAIGFSSLVGLTWWSLGLIILASLAVGHLVRVSEFVPEVAISAMLVLGVTRVGSTAWARVLETLIGAVVGLACNLVLAPPVWVDMAGEQIEDLARRMRQLMLRVGEGAAAHTPFHVAAERLHEARRLDNDIAGVDAALRQAEDSLKLNPRVREGLMHRVVLRTGLDTLEICTVVLRVLARSLTDLAKEREPSPLFEPQAGAVLQELLSEIADAIVSFAVLVTTDVTRNAVSAEERLSAELATAAATRDKLAQLFLEEIQRDPSQWQLHGSVLAETNRIIDELDTEHRTRRLFEELDRCTREQRERRPRLTRLRNRLRRPRRNRNR
- a CDS encoding TIGR03086 family metal-binding protein, which encodes MSATSNVQGIELLTLSHDRLRAVVAGVPENSWSAPTPCGEWTVAQVLNHARLDQQAYGAAVTGTGWPESDAFHPDGTLEAGVTAELDKVLAQVADAYAGLRADAEEVATPLGPLPFGVAAAAAAMDAGVHAWDIAVATGQASPLDDELAGGIRLAADRLADHLREAFGVFAPAREVPQGAGRAEALLAFLGRDPHWTPAGS
- a CDS encoding FBP domain-containing protein → MRPLTEQDIRTSFVNCSRGEAKRLATPRDLDERPWDDLDFLGWRDPGSPDRSYLVSEQDGGLMGVTLRLPSSRRGSQHRSMCSLCLTTHPGDGVSLMTARKAGAAGREGNSVGLHICADLDCSLYVRGRKPLRAGSRFEETLTTQEQITRTVDRLSSFLAKLRD
- a CDS encoding aminoglycoside phosphotransferase family protein yields the protein MGEGDAGAGADEWERAGRALREAGLPSGSLVGRRVLSGGTYNAVEELTLADGSRYVLKVPPPRTVPALAYERQLLLSEAEFYRQAGAVGVPAPSPVGDHRDGHLLMTHCPGEPWADLPEGERGPLRRELGHLVARLHRVTGPGFGYPSGALGPLAPDWRTAFTGMYEALLDDARGYGAWLPRPVEEVARIARGAFAALEEVTVPRLVHFDLWRGNILVERTEAGPRIGGLIDGERMFWGDPLADFVSLALLGDIRRDADFLTGYQEGGGTVEFGGAPGQRLALYRSYLYLIMLIETVPRASGDERAAWVREVVAPKLTAALDEIGRGANAPADTGS
- a CDS encoding GH1 family beta-glucosidase, which produces MTIDLAALPEDFLWGTATSAYQIEGAVSEDGRSPSIWDTFSHTPGKIDNGDDGDIACDHYHRWREDIGLMRRLGTNAYRLSVAWPRVMPGGDGPVNAKGLDYYDALIDGLLEAGITPSVTLYHWDLPQVLQDRGGWPARDTAHHLAAYASAVAERLGDRVQHWTTLNEPLCSAWIGHLEGRMAPGLTDVTAAVRASYHLLLGHGLATQAIRAAVPGAQVGIVNNLGSIEAATDRPEDIAAARRQDGHTNRWWLDPVHGRGFPADMVEVYGVELPEVAGDLETMAQPLDWLGLNYYFPSSVVDDPTGPAPHARQVSRPGVPVTAMDWEVEAAGIERLLLRLTNEYGARKLYVTENGSAYPDVVRPDGTVHDPERVAYLEQHLAACASAVRKGVPLAGYFAWSLLDNFEWAYGYDKRFGLVHVDYKTQVRTIKGSGHRYAEIVREHLGRASRAA
- a CDS encoding carbohydrate ABC transporter permease produces the protein MAPPRSFLWSRRIFLTLLTSFVLVPVYVMVSSSLKPLADVSGKFRWIPSGLTLRPYVDIWSTVPLAKYFVNSLIVAGAATICSVVIAVFSAYAVSRYDFRGKRVFTVTVLSTQMFPGILFLLPLFLIYVNIGNATGIALFGSRGGLILTYLTFSLPFSIWMLIGYFDSVPRDLDEAALVDGCGPLGALFRVVVPAAIPGIVAVAVYAFMTAWGEVLFASVMTNDATRTLAVGLQGYSTLNDVYWNQIMAASLVVSVPVVAGFLLLQRYLVAGLTAGAVK
- a CDS encoding sugar ABC transporter permease, which codes for MTTTTAASAEPGERTVRKSSPGAARGPRRTGRIKRIGLPYLLLLPALVLELLVHLVPMVIGIVMSFKELTQFYIRDWGTAPWAGFDNYSVSVHFDEPVGKALLHSFFVTIAFTLLSVGLCWLIGTAAAVYMQDNFVGRGVLRALFLVPYALPVYAAVITWVFMFQHDNGLVNHVLHDQLHLTDKPSFWLIGDNSFYALLTVSVWKGWPFAFLIVMAGLQNIPGELYEAAALDGAGLWQQLRRITLPSLRPVNQVLVLVLFLWTFNDFNTPFVLFGRTAPDSADLISVHIYQASFVTWNFGTGSAMSVLLLLFLLVVTGAYLLLTSRGRKTADV